One window from the genome of Vicugna pacos chromosome 21, VicPac4, whole genome shotgun sequence encodes:
- the SELENBP1 gene encoding methanethiol oxidase has protein sequence MDTKCENKCGPGYPSPLEAMKGPREKIVYLPCIYRNTNTEAPDYLATVDIDPKSPQYCQVIHRLPMPNLKDELHHSGWNTCSSCFGDSTKSRTKLVLPCLISSRIYVVDVGTEPRAPKLHKVVEAKDIHAKCNLGYLHTSHCLASGEVMVSSLGDPQGNGKGGFVLLDGETFEVKGTWERPGGAAPMGYDFWYQPRHNVMISTEWAAPNVLRDGFNPADVEAGLYGSHLNVWDWQRHEIVQNLPLPDGLIPLEIRFLHNPAASQGFVGCALSSNIHRFYKNEKGTWSVEKVIQVPPKKVKGWILPEMPGLITDILLSLDDRFLYFSNWLHGDLRQYDISDPKRPRLTGQLFLGGSIVKGGPVQVLEDQELKCQPEPLVVKGKRVAGGPQMIQLSLDGKRLYLTTSLYSGWDKQFYPDLVKEGSVMLQIDVDTEKGGLKLNPNFLVDFGKEPLGPALAHELRYPGGDCSSDIWL, from the exons ATGG ATACAAAATGTGAGAACAAGTGTGGGCCTGGCTACCCCAGCCCTCTGGAGGCCATGAAAG GACCCAGGGAGAAGATTGTCTATCTGCCCTGTATTTACCGAAACACAAACACTGAGGCCCCGGATTATCTGGCCACTGTGGACATTGACCCCAAGTCTCCCCAGTATTGTCAG GTCATCCACCGGCTGCCCATGCCCAACCTGAAGGACGAGCTGCATCACTCAGGATGGAACACCTGCAGCAGCTGCTTTGGAGACAGCACCAAGTCACGCACCAAGCTGGTGCTGCCCTGTCTCATCTCCTCCCGAATTTATGTGGTGGACGTTGGCACCGAGCCCCGTGCCCCGAAGCTGCACAAG GTCGTTGAGGCCAAGGACATCCACGCCAAGTGCAACCTAGGCTACCTCCACACCAGCCACTGCCTGGCCAGTGGGGAGGTGATGGTCAGTTCCCTGGGAGACCCCCAGGGCAACGGCAAAG GGGGTTTTGTGCTGCTGGATGGAGAGACGTTTGAGGTGAAGGGGACGTGGGAGCGACCTGGAGGTGCTGCACCCATGGGCTATGACTTCTGGTACCAGCCTCGACACAATGTCATGATCAGCACCGAATGGGCAGCTCCCAATGTCTTACGAGATGGCTTCAACCCCGCCGACGTAGAGGCGG GGTTGTACGGGAGCCACTTAAACGTGTGGGACTGGCAGCGCCATGAGATCGTGCAGAACCTGCCTCTCCCGGATGGGCTCATCCCCCTGGAGATCCGCTTCCTGCACAACCCGGCTGCTTCCCAGGGCTTCGTGGGCTGTGCCCTCAGCTCCAACATCCATCGCTTTTACAAGAATGAG AAAGGGACTTGGTCAGTGGAGAAGGTGATCCAggtgccccccaaaaaagtgaAGGGCTGGATCCTGCCCGAAATGCCAG gcctgatCACTGACATCCTGCTGTCCCTGGACGACCGCTTCCTCTACTTCAGCAACTGGCTGCACGGGGACCTGCGACAGTATGACATCTCTGACCCAAAGAGGCCCCGCCTCACGGGACAG CTCTTCCTCGGAGGCAGCATTGTTAAGGGAGGCCCTGTGCAAGTGCTGGAGGACCAGGAGCTAAAGTGCCAGCCAGAGCCCCTGGTGGTCAAG GGAAAACGGGTGGCTGGAGGCCCCCAGATGATTCAGCTTAGCCTGGATGGGAAGCGTCTCTACTTGACCACGTCACTGTACAGTGGCTGGGACAAGCAGTTTTACCCTGATCTCGTCAA GGAAGGCTCTGTGATGCTGCAGATTGATGTCGACACAGAAAAGGGAGGGCTGAAGTTGAACCCCAACTTCCTGGTGGACTTTGGGAAGGAACCCCTCGGCCCAGCGCTGGCCCATGAGCTCCGCTACCCTGGGGGCGACTGCAGCTCTGACATCTGGCTCTGA